The genomic window AGTCAGAGGCCATGTCAATGAATGAGGTGTCAATTACAGAACTGGAACCAAGATGAGTCCTGAAGTAATTTGCATGTTTTCAGGGCAATTGGATTGTTATTATAGCAATAAACTTAGTGGGTTGCAGGCAAGGCCCTAGCATTTGTATAACTGAATTTTGAGCTATGTTTCCACTGCAGTAACAGTTAAGAATAAATCAAGAACTAGATCAAATGGTCTCACTAGTTCGAGGTAGATGAGGTTTGGACTGGCTTGGGACTGTCTCGAACCTGGTTTGGTTCAACCAGATCGAAGAGTTGGGCATGGAGGGCACGACAGACGTATTGCACGCCTGCTGAAACGTAGGGCTCGGGTCGCATGGCAGCGGGCATGCAGTAGCCGTGTAATACGTCAGAGGATCGTCGGGGCACAACTGGGTCAGGCCACCTTGATTGTGTTCTTGGAGGAGCCAAAACTGTTAGAAAACCTAATAGATTATATATTGAAGTGGGCTCGCTtcgaatcctagtaggattggAATCTAACTCTTAGAGGTTTTTGGTTCTTTATATACGGAGGGAGATCCCTCATTGTAATATACAGAAaaatagatgaataaagaatagacagtTTTTCCCCTACGCTTGTGTCTTCTTTTGCAATCGCTCTCGGGGGACCGTTGGACTACGCTCGGTAGCAACagtttctcaacacgttatcagcacgaggCTCTGCCGGAGAACAAGCTAGCGGAACGAATCTGCCTACGACCGATCTGCACTGCATTGACATCGTCGTCAAGCGGGCAGGTCTTTagcctagcctatatgccctacgcgGCACGAATCATTCGCAAGGATTGAAAGGTACGATCTGATTGGTATGTATACTCGTTGCTACTGTTTTTCTTTGCGTCAAATTGATCGGTAACGCATGAACAGTAGCGAGTACTAGCAATATCGTATGATCGTCGTTCTGTAGATTGATCTAGCGTGATGAACAGTAGCCCGTAGCGCGATGAACAGTAGCTAGAGAATTTGATATACACAGATTCGCACAGCGAGTAGGTGGGACTCGCATCCGTCGACCGCCAAGCCGCCGGCCCTCCCTTGTAAGGAACAaggtggctcgaaggccaccaacacagagaaaaaaaatacaagggCAAAACACCGGCATGTAGCCGACGGCCTCCTCCGTCGTCCCCCTTCACCCACTCCGGCTGCCTCCACCGTGACACCGCCGCGCTGCTGCCTCACCGGCCTCCGCAGCTCCTGCATGAGCACCGCCGCCACGTGTCGTTGCTTGCCGTACGTGTTGCCCGACGCAAGAGCATCACGTCGCGCTTTGACGCCGGCCCCTCCGACCACCTCCCGGAGCGGCGCCGCTGCACCCCCGCCAGCTCCTGCGGTGGGCCTTGCACctcccaccgccgccgtcgctcgAAGCGACCGCtagcgccgccctcgccgcacCACCGCCGGCTTCTGTCACCCCCGCCGGAGCGCAGCCGTGCGTCGCACCGCCGCCGGCTCCGTCGCTCCTATAGGAGTGCCGCCGGAACCGCGTCCGCCGCTGCCGGCTTTCGCTGCTCCTGCCCGAGCACTGCCACGCGCCACGCCGTCCACCGCCGCCGGCTCCGCCGCTCCCGCCCCATGCGAGCGCCGCCAGGACACGCCGCCGCCAGGACGCGCCGCCACTAAGACGCGCCGCCCCCATATATAGAGCTGGCAGGCGGGCCAGTTGGGCCGGGCCGACCCAAATGTTAAGCAGGCCGGCCCATTAAGGGTGAAAACAGTaggaaataagaaaaataaaagaaaatccgAATTTGCATTTAGCCCCTGGGTTTTCCAGTATTTAAGCGCAACCCCTAGATTTTGCGTTTAGGCCCCTGgttgttctgaaaattatccaGAGGCTCTGACTTTGCATATTAGACCCTATGGTTTCTGAAAATTACgcaaattttggaattttgcGTATAAAACATCGGTCTTTATGGAGAAtcctgaaaatatttttcctgcaTGAAAGTATCGCTACAATTtgatttttgcatatgttttagccattatgcagtatttattttgttgtttaaattgcctgttatgcatttaaattcagtaaaattcacataatagcatagaaaatatcgaaaATTGCAGCAATTCAATTTAGCAatatgatgcaactttactagtagtaatgtttgcgttattaaaaaaatgtagatggttggcatcacgaacaaggagttcgctgagctgagtgctgatggccgcaactatctcacttgagCATCGGATGTCCAGATAGTACTTGGAGCGAAGAGGCTCCGCGCTGCAATTGGTCTGGGAACAAGCAGTGCAACAGTTCCCacagaggatgagaatgatcaagcacttcattttctccgccATCATCTCTCCCCCACtctgaaggatgagtacatggcagtGACCAacgctaaggcactatgggaAGCACTGAAGAAGCGTTTTGAGtgccttaagtacaccatcaaacctctagcagagcaagaatgggtccggcTCCGTTTCTGTGACTttaagcatgtcagagagtacaactccgcgTTGCACCGTATATGCACACTACcgtgtctctgtgggaaagagatcacataagaggagaaaattgagaagactctctccactttccacccgaatgcgGCAGAGtccgcacgcaatcaccgtcaatcaaattacaagaagtattcagaattgattgatgtgttgcaactcaatgaagttcatgacgaagtcataaacaagaacttcttatcccagccgCAAGGAAGGAGTAGTGGACTAGAAGTCAATCAACTCTTTTTCAAAGCGCGCAAGATCCGCAATAAGAAGCTggagaagggaggaaagaaagtggtgacAGGCAAAGTCAAGCCTAGTGATAATAAAGGCAAgataaagaaagaagtcaagccttATGGTGAGCAAAACCAGACATGCTTTAAGTGCGGTGTTTGGGGTCATTGGTCCCGCATTTGCAAAGCACctaagcatgttgtggaagcataccggaagaagaagaaggatcaaccagaagcacacctcaccatagCAGTGGGGATAGAAGTGGACAAAGCACCAGTCTCTGAAGAGAAAGCATATCTCATGGAAGTTGATAACACTTCAGAACTGGTAGTGGAAGACCTCCCAATGGATAATGCAGAGGCCTCCACTTTGCCCTCTTCCACTGCCATAGTAGATGCCGAAATGAATGAAGCGAAAAacaaagccattgaagatgaagtggccagatgtttcgcagactctatctaaaattagagtaattaaccatttatttagttagttgctgaatttaggaggattgaataaatgtaagctctagaagagcggatcttagctgcaaataatttttttttcaatagtaTATATAAAGTATTTAGTCTTTGTGCTACTTTCTTGCAtatgaatgattgaatgctttatttatagaatatgtgtggtgcccgcatggaggaagtgtgtattgtggatagtggaaccacaaatacaatcttaagagaaaagaagtATTTCCTTTCTATCAGAAATAGCTCTGGAaaagtgatgactgtcactggtagtgataaatacATAGTTGGATCTGGAAGAGCCACAGTCACactacctatgggaactactttgcacattgaagaagcattgttgtatcctgaatctacaaggaatctcttaagttttaaagacattcgcgctaacggtttccatgtagaaactggtgaagaaaatgatagggagtacctatacatcactaagcgtgatagtgaagaaagaatattagaaaaacttccctccatgagcagtggcttgtactacactcgtattagggcacctgaagtgttcactaccttaaaGACTGTATTTCGTAGTGCGGAATTATTCTCtctatggcatgatagattaggtcacactggtcttagaatgatgaggaacataattactaactcacaaggttaTGGCACaaatgtgaagaatttcccgaatcatgaagattttgtatgccctaCATGTGCTACCGGGAAATTAATAGTGAGACCATCTGTCTTAAAGGTACaggatgaaatccctgcattctTGGACAGAATCCAGGGGGATATCTGTGGTCCTATTTAGCCGCTTTCTAACCTGTTTCGGTACTTTATGGTGTAGACGCgtcctcgaagtggtcgcatgtatgttTATTATCTACCCGTAACCACgcatttgcaaagttgatcccgcagatcatacaaatcaagaataattttttggatcatcgagtgaagtccattagaatggacaacgccggagaatttacttcgaaagcgttcgatgattattgcactggcatgcggattaaagttgaacattctgtaccgcatgtccacactcagaatggactagccgaagcactgatcaagagaataaagttcattgctagaccgttattgcagcactgtaatttacctgctacatgttggggacacGCAGTCTTGCATGCATCAGCCCTCATTAATTACAGGCCCTCCTCCTAcaacatccattcacctatgcaactagtgcaaggggtgatcccgaagatttcccatttacgtaaatttggatgtatggtttatgtgccgaTACCGCCGCCACAGCGGACTGCTATGGGGCTTTTGCGGAAAGTTGGAATctatgtcggttatgagactgtatccataatccgatatttagaaccagcAACTGAAAATCTGCATACGGCccgcttcgctgactgcatttttgatgaaaataattttccatcaTTAGGGGGAGAAAATAAACCCTTAGATGAGAAATACcgggaaattatatggcagACTGAAGGAATTacggcacatgatcctcgcactagtgaagcaaatgatgaagtacagaaaatcatCGATttacagaaattagcaaacaatctgcctgatcatttttgtgatttgaagagcgtgattAAGTCGCATGTGCCTTCACGCAATGCACTGGAGAGGGtagaagtaccaaaagaaggtacccctcatcttatcctaggagctccaaaaaataagaaaaggacaagaaatccggttactcaagtcccaaatagccggagacgtctggcgaaagtgggaaatgagagcttaccacggCTGATCACAAAAGTgccccaaaggaaaaagaagaggagcCAATTGAGACTTggcgatggtatggaacctcagaaagtaggcataccagatttgaatcttcctacgcaggaagaaaccagcgaAAATGCGCGCACTGAAATCAatgctggtaaactaaaggccCTTGCCCCAAatcatgaagagcaagatgaagaagcacctaaaagtgcagcccatgatgaaatagcaataaactatgtgaattcaggggaatcctggaatagagcaaccacgatagtcgacacatacttcgcaaataaaattaccacagtcatagatcatgaccctgagcctgcatcgctcgcTGAATGTAGAATAAGGTCAGATTGGAAAGactggcagaaggcaataacagctgaactattgtccctgaacaaaagagaggtctttgGGCCAGTATaccgcacacctccccacatcaaaccagtggaatacaagtgggtctttgtttgtaagaggaatgaaaggaatgaaattgtgaggtacaaagcacgactagtggcacaagttttcactcaacgaccaggtgttgattatgaagaaacctattccccggtgatgggcagaattacctttagatatttaatctcgatGGTAGTCAACCTAGAATTGAAAATAaagttgatggatgttgtgacagcatatctttatgggagcctagattcggacatttatatgaaggtacctgaaggaataccacTGTCGAATCATGATAGAGGAAATAAACACCTTTATAGTGTACAGTTGAAGAAGTCACTGTATGGGTTGAAACAATCAGATAGGATGTGGTACAATCGTTTAAGTAAATTTCTTGAAAaacgaggctacacaaatagcacagattgtccctgtgtattcataagaaggtcccagaatggattttgcataatatctgtatatgtagatgatctgaatatcatcggtatAGAAGAAGATATTAAAGAAGCAAGTTCATACCTGAAGTTTGAAttcgaaatgaaagatttgggtagaaccaaattttgcttggacctgcagctagagcatgtggcagatgaaatctttgtacatcagtcaaactacactcaggaagtgttagagcggtttgCTTTTGATAAATCATTCCCcgctaaaacccccatggtcggaagatcattacaagcagatcaagatccctatagacctagagaagagggggaggaagtattgggaccggaattcccatacttaagtgcaataggtgcactgatgtatctggctaattgcactaggccagATATAGCATTTGCggtaaacctacttgcacggtacagtgcagagcccactaaaagacactggaagggcttgaaggatattctgcgctacttgcaaggtagcaaagatatGGGCCTATTTTACAGAAAGAATCAGAATCTAAGTCTTGTTGGATACGTGAATGCTGGGTACCTGTCCGACCCGCATACAGCGAAATCACAGACTGgctatgttttcttatgtggtggaactgcaatatcctgaaaatcgtcgaagcaaagtcttgtatctacttcgacgaaccactcagaaataatagctctatatgaagccgcacgagaatgcgcatggcttagaagagttATCAATCACGTCCAGCAGTCATGTGgcttgaacactactaacacccctaccattatctatgaagataatgctgcatgtgtCGCACAAGTGCAAatgggatatgtgaaaagcaacttaacgaagcatatcaaccccaagttcttttatgctcatgaattgcataaaatgaacaaaataaaggtaatgcattcCAAGTCATGTGAGAATCTTGCATATttgttcactaagtctctccctgcatctagttttgaaagatgtgttcgtggcattgggatgatgaggcttagagagttgcatagTTCAGGGGGAGATatttcacataataccgataagaagaattaaatcttagttaagaagattaagtaaccaaggttaatcatgaagattacttGAAGCATTTGGGTGAATTAtactctttttcccttatatgagttttcctgaagtttctcatgaaaaggttttaatgaggcaattcgtgtgaccatatcgcgagctatgtactctttctattaatttttcccactgggtttttggagagttttgatgagacaaaTGTATTCTGCGAGAAGTgcccaagggggagtgttaggaaacctaaCAGGTTACGTATTGAAGTGGACCCGTCtcgaatcctagtaggattggAGTCCAACTCTTAGGGGTTTTTGATTCTTTATATTAGGGGGGAGACCCCTCATTGTAATATACAGAaaaacagatgaataaagaatagacagcTTTTCCCTTACGCTTGTGTCTTCTTTTGCAATCGCTCTCGGGGGACCGTTGGACTACGCTCGGTAGCAATAGTTTCTCAACAAAAACAAGGGGCTAGGACACCTAGTATGGCTCTTTTAGCACCGTCTGCATTAAGAAACTAGCAAGGTGGTCTCGCagtaatattttatcacgatAACATTTGagtaaaaattagtctctttagattttttatgaggttagtgtcatttagttacaaaataaaaaaattaaaacaagagATATATTGGTAGAGAAAATTATATATTGTTAGTGgtagagaaaattatttatgctccaaacttATACCCGAATTGTATACATATATTGGTTCGATTTATATATGCTTTGATCAACTACCAAAATCATGTGTCAAGTATAGgcaaccaaaccaaaatctGAATATATTTATCATGCCTGCTGCCTGCTTGATGCGACGATATTGAGCTACAaggtgcttcttaatctattatcttaataaaaattttgattttattattatttattattatgaattttagctattgattaattgtattttacgtGGACAATTCATAgtcgtcctccatggctaacctGACCGCACCAGGTCAGGTGACGCCAACACCTTGTAGGGTCCCTCACACTTGGAGGAGAGCTTATTTCAGCCTTCCTTATTCTAGGCTTTCCTAAGGATGAGGTCACCTACGATCAGTGTCCGTTCCCACACCTTGTGGTTGTTGTAGTGTCTGAGGCTTTGCTgatgttggggatcatctcccgccatccCCGCACTCGAAGacaactgcgaagttagttggaggtgctgcGGGACAGCTGTCGCGCtggttgcatcttcttctcaccggattggtACATGCGAAGCGTCCAAGCAttttcttctcaccggattggcGCATGCGAAGGCTGGCCGATCTTGATTGTCGGGTGAAACCCTAATTCGCGTCCCGCGTCCTTaggaccatgcgaagacaagaccaggccttcgccaggaggcggcgaaggcagctcgtcaaGAGGTCTGACGAAGAGGGCTTCGATATCCTTCGGTTGGACGACCAGTTTGACAGTGGGTCCAGTTGTCCTGGGCACgattgtaattatgggatcatgctcatttgtaccatattacccccggatattccgggaatgtagcaggttagggggtaatataTGTAAACCGGGCCCGTgatcgccgggtacgggctataaatagagccacagtgtaaccgtgaaAGGTAATCAAAAACTGTTCTACTTCCAGTACACATCACTATAAGGGACCTTCGCCACctccacccccgaaggccctCCTTGTCTGGGACTccgatcccaacagttggcgccgtctgcgggatcgaacccacgaaggcatgccacccaagaagaaagcgAAGCCACCTGGAGGAGCGGAGGCGCTACTAGAACTCCCAGCCGTGGTCAGACCTTTGGCCGACAGAGCCGTGGTCGGACCTTCGGCCGACAGAACCACTTCGGCGGTACCAGAATCAGGCAATGCctcggccgggggggggggggggcttcggcCGCACAAGAGCAGCATTGCGAAGTTGACACAGTGCCACAACAAACTGCCGATGGCCGACATGACGACACACTACGGGTGGACACGGAGTAAATGCTGATCATGGACCCTTCGCTTTGAAGAAAAGCGCATGGCTCAGAGGGtaagaaattataaagttatagacgAAGATCTGTACAAAGCAGGAGTCTGCGCACCATttttgcgatgcatatctcagaaagaaggccaacaactgttaagtgaaattcacagcgggttgtgCGGCTCACATATCGGAACAAGGGCTTTGGTAGGAAAAGCATACAGACATGGCTTTTATTGGCCAACAGCTGTAAGTGATGCGGACCAGCTGGTAAGAAGTTGCCAACAATGCCAATTCTGGGGAAAGGGATCAAACAGACCGACAACGAAGACACAACTTATTCCGCCGATCTGGCCATTGCGGCGATGGGGAATCGATATTGTCGGGCAGCTGCCGCCagccccaggaaatttgcgctatgcggtggtggcggtagagtacttttcaaaatgggtagaagcaatgccacttgtgagcataacgtcaaaaaacatacaaaaattcctatggcagaatattgtgtgccgcttcggggttccaagcgaagtaaccgtggacaatggTACTCAGTTCGATAGCGCGGGATTTAGAGATTTCTGTAATGGCCTGGGCATAAAATTAATGTTTGCATCAGtttaccacccacaatctaatggcgcagttgagagagcaaatggcatcatcttcgcagggGTTGCGAAGCGTCTGCAAGGAtttccaaaag from Phragmites australis chromosome 14, lpPhrAust1.1, whole genome shotgun sequence includes these protein-coding regions:
- the LOC133890328 gene encoding protein argonaute 18-like, which encodes MGAARLSGGASWRRRVLAALAWGGSGGAGGGGRRGAWQCSGRSSESRQRRTRFRRHSYRSDGAGGGATHGCAPAGVTEAGGGAARAALAVASSDGGGGRCKAHRRSWRGCSGAAPGGGRRGRRQSAT